In Kineococcus sp. NBC_00420, a single genomic region encodes these proteins:
- a CDS encoding MoaD/ThiS family protein, whose protein sequence is MAEEVDEVSVLVRFFAGAAAAAGVEEEKVLVPVGATVGSLVETLALRGPELARVLAASSFLVEAVSARPEDALADDVTLDVLPPFAGG, encoded by the coding sequence GTGGCTGAGGAGGTGGACGAGGTCTCGGTGCTGGTGCGCTTCTTCGCCGGTGCGGCCGCGGCCGCGGGGGTGGAGGAGGAGAAGGTGCTCGTCCCGGTCGGGGCCACGGTCGGCTCCCTCGTCGAGACCCTCGCGCTCCGCGGCCCCGAACTGGCCCGGGTGCTGGCCGCCTCCAGCTTCCTGGTCGAGGCCGTCTCGGCCCGCCCGGAGGACGCCCTCGCCGACGACGTCACCCTCGACGTCCTGCCCCCCTTCGCCGGGGGCTGA
- a CDS encoding L-talarate/galactarate dehydratase translates to MSGPTAKELSSVTLVDEPAPRVQAHYVPDRVRHVKLSTATLPLPTPISDAKVLTGRQKPMTEIVFLFAEISTDQGFSGTGFSYSKRAGGPAQYAHAREVAADLLGEDPNDIARVYTKLLWSGASVGRSGVATQAIAALDIALYDLKAKRAGLPLAKLLGAHRDSVRAYNTSGGFLHAPLAQVQARADESLAAGIGGIKIKVGQPDQREDLRRVAAVREHLGADVPLMVDANQQWDRPAALRMGRALEEFDLVWIEEPLDAYDAVGHADLARALDTPIATGEMLSSVGEHIALIEHGAADVIQPDAPRIGGITPFLRLAALADQAGLQLAPHFAMEIHLHLAATYPREPWVEHFEWLNPLFEERLETVDGRMIVPDRPGLGFTLTDQARAWTTDSVEFGVS, encoded by the coding sequence ATGAGTGGACCGACAGCGAAGGAGCTGAGTTCCGTGACCCTCGTCGACGAACCCGCACCCCGGGTCCAGGCGCACTACGTCCCCGACCGCGTCCGCCACGTGAAGCTCTCGACGGCGACCCTGCCGCTCCCGACGCCCATCAGCGACGCCAAGGTCCTCACCGGCCGGCAGAAGCCGATGACCGAGATCGTGTTCCTCTTCGCCGAGATCAGCACCGACCAGGGCTTCTCGGGGACGGGGTTCAGCTACTCCAAGCGCGCCGGCGGGCCGGCGCAGTACGCCCACGCTCGCGAGGTCGCCGCCGACCTGCTCGGCGAGGACCCCAACGACATCGCCAGGGTCTACACGAAGCTCCTCTGGTCCGGAGCCTCCGTCGGGCGCAGCGGCGTCGCGACGCAGGCCATCGCGGCGCTGGACATCGCCCTCTACGACCTCAAGGCGAAACGCGCCGGACTGCCGCTGGCGAAGCTGCTCGGCGCCCACCGCGACTCCGTCCGCGCCTACAACACCTCCGGTGGGTTCCTGCACGCCCCGCTGGCGCAGGTGCAGGCCCGCGCCGACGAGTCGCTCGCGGCCGGGATCGGCGGCATCAAGATCAAGGTCGGCCAGCCCGACCAGCGCGAGGACCTGCGCCGGGTCGCCGCCGTGCGCGAGCACCTCGGGGCCGACGTCCCGCTCATGGTCGACGCCAACCAGCAGTGGGACCGGCCCGCCGCGCTGCGGATGGGGCGCGCGCTGGAGGAGTTCGACCTGGTCTGGATCGAGGAACCCCTCGACGCCTACGACGCCGTCGGTCACGCCGACCTCGCCCGCGCGCTGGACACCCCGATCGCGACGGGGGAGATGCTCTCCAGCGTGGGTGAGCACATCGCCCTCATCGAGCACGGCGCCGCCGACGTCATCCAGCCCGACGCCCCCCGCATCGGCGGCATCACCCCGTTCCTGCGCCTCGCCGCGCTCGCCGACCAGGCGGGGCTGCAGCTCGCGCCGCACTTCGCGATGGAGATCCACCTGCACCTCGCGGCGACCTACCCGCGGGAGCCGTGGGTGGAGCACTTCGAGTGGCTGAACCCGCTCTTCGAGGAACGGCTCGAGACCGTCGACGGGCGCATGATCGTCCCGGACCGTCCGGGGCTGGGATTCACCCTCACCGACCAGGCCCGGGCGTGGACGACCGACTCCGTGGAGTTCGGCGTCTCGTGA
- a CDS encoding WXG100 family type VII secretion target, giving the protein MSRFEVDSARVQQASAAVAVSSGNVATEVEGMMRHLLDLESCWKGSAASSFQALTQRWRLTQDQVRTTLEEIQQALARAAQQYADVESANARMFTA; this is encoded by the coding sequence ATGAGCCGGTTCGAGGTCGACAGTGCACGCGTCCAGCAGGCGAGCGCCGCCGTCGCCGTCTCCTCGGGCAACGTCGCCACCGAGGTCGAGGGCATGATGCGGCACCTGCTGGATCTGGAGTCGTGCTGGAAGGGCAGTGCGGCGTCGAGCTTCCAGGCCCTGACGCAGCGGTGGCGTCTCACCCAGGACCAGGTGCGGACCACGCTGGAGGAGATCCAGCAGGCGCTGGCGCGGGCCGCGCAGCAGTACGCCGACGTGGAGTCGGCCAACGCCCGGATGTTCACGGCCTGA
- the moaA gene encoding GTP 3',8-cyclase MoaA — protein sequence MTPVDLGVPRLRRSPSTDADAPRFATGALVDQHGRTARDLRVSLTDRCNLRCHYCMPPEGLPWLERSRVLDDEETIRLIQVAVRDLGVHEVRFTGGEPLLRKGLERIVAATTALRTDTGEPVRTSLTTNGIGLHRRATALAEAGLTRVNVSLDTLRPDRFAEITRRDRLADVLAGISAAAAAGLAPVKVNAVLLRGTNDDEAADLLRWALEGGYRLRFIEQMPLDPHGTWRREDMITAEEILAALQAEFTLLPRPDSARGAAPAETWDVVGADGLLGDVGIIASVTRPFCGDCDRTRLTADGQVRTCLFSSTETDLRDAMRSGADDASLAATWRAAMWGKLPGHDIDDPAFLHPTRPMSAIGG from the coding sequence GTGACCCCTGTCGATCTCGGTGTGCCCCGTCTGCGGCGCAGCCCGAGCACGGACGCCGACGCCCCGCGCTTCGCGACGGGGGCCCTGGTCGACCAGCACGGCCGGACGGCGCGCGACCTCCGGGTCTCCCTCACCGACCGCTGCAACCTGCGCTGCCACTACTGCATGCCTCCCGAGGGCCTGCCGTGGCTCGAACGCAGCCGGGTACTGGACGACGAGGAGACCATCCGGTTGATCCAGGTCGCGGTGCGCGACCTGGGCGTCCACGAGGTGCGCTTCACCGGCGGGGAACCGTTGCTGCGCAAGGGTCTGGAGCGGATCGTGGCCGCGACCACCGCGCTGCGCACCGACACCGGGGAGCCCGTCCGCACGTCGCTGACCACCAACGGCATCGGTCTGCACCGGCGGGCCACGGCCCTGGCCGAGGCGGGACTGACCCGGGTGAACGTCTCCCTGGACACCCTGCGTCCCGACCGCTTCGCCGAGATCACCCGGCGCGACCGCCTCGCCGACGTCCTGGCCGGCATCAGCGCGGCCGCCGCCGCCGGCCTGGCCCCCGTCAAGGTGAACGCCGTGCTGCTGCGCGGGACCAACGACGACGAGGCCGCCGACCTGCTCCGCTGGGCCCTGGAGGGCGGCTACCGACTGCGGTTCATCGAGCAGATGCCGCTCGACCCGCACGGCACCTGGCGCCGCGAGGACATGATCACAGCTGAGGAGATCCTGGCCGCCCTGCAGGCGGAGTTCACCCTGCTGCCCCGTCCGGACAGCGCGCGGGGTGCGGCACCGGCCGAGACCTGGGACGTCGTCGGGGCCGACGGCCTGCTGGGCGACGTCGGGATCATCGCCTCGGTCACCCGGCCGTTCTGCGGGGACTGCGACCGGACACGGCTGACCGCCGACGGCCAGGTGCGGACCTGCCTGTTCTCCAGCACGGAGACGGACCTGCGCGACGCGATGCGCTCCGGTGCGGACGACGCGAGCCTGGCCGCGACGTGGCGGGCGGCGATGTGGGGCAAGCTCCCCGGCCACGACATCGACGACCCGGCCTTCCTGCACCCCACCCGGCCGATGAGTGCGATCGGTGGCTGA
- a CDS encoding DUF4031 domain-containing protein, producing MTVLVDTARFPGHGRWWAHLASDTSTEELHAFAARLGIPRRAFEGDHYDVPEERVEEAVAAGATRVSTRELLRRLQSAGLRTPKRRGEKVLASGVEDGVRVDVVRADVVPLPHGTHYLVTGPDLVEVAQLTGRVRGFRRRWSRTQAGTVVVHDGVCVGEGVLAVPAERWWSPLVAPDA from the coding sequence GTGACCGTCCTCGTCGACACCGCGCGCTTCCCCGGCCACGGCCGGTGGTGGGCCCACCTCGCCAGCGACACCTCCACCGAGGAGCTGCACGCGTTCGCCGCCCGCCTCGGGATCCCCCGCCGAGCCTTCGAGGGCGACCACTACGACGTCCCCGAGGAGCGCGTCGAGGAGGCCGTCGCCGCCGGCGCCACCCGGGTCAGCACCCGGGAGCTGCTGCGCCGCCTGCAGTCCGCCGGCCTGCGCACCCCGAAGCGGCGGGGCGAGAAGGTCCTCGCCAGCGGGGTGGAGGACGGGGTGCGCGTGGACGTCGTCCGCGCCGACGTCGTCCCGCTCCCGCACGGCACCCACTACCTCGTCACGGGCCCGGACCTGGTGGAGGTCGCGCAGCTCACCGGCCGCGTGCGGGGCTTCCGCCGCCGCTGGAGCCGGACGCAGGCCGGAACCGTCGTCGTCCACGACGGGGTCTGCGTCGGGGAGGGCGTCCTCGCCGTCCCGGCGGAGCGCTGGTGGTCGCCGTTGGTCGCACCCGACGCCTGA
- a CDS encoding FadR/GntR family transcriptional regulator — MTTRTTTRTQALVDVLRARIIDGDLAPGRPVPSESELVGEFSVSRTVVREAMSRLQAAGLVETQQGRGSFVLARPSGRTFAPEIGGSRADRVQLLEFRLGVETEAAALAATRRSEEQLAVVRRAARSFAAAQDRAADAVGADFHFHSAIAVASGNRYLADLVGTLGEPMIAMPSARLAGEPGSLEQVVSEHEAVLSGLERGDAETARAAMRVHLAGSIARLGR; from the coding sequence GTGACCACCCGCACCACCACCCGCACCCAGGCCCTCGTCGACGTCCTGCGCGCCCGGATCATCGACGGCGACCTCGCCCCGGGACGGCCCGTCCCCTCCGAGAGCGAGCTCGTCGGGGAGTTCTCGGTGTCGCGCACGGTGGTGCGCGAGGCGATGTCGCGGTTGCAGGCCGCCGGCCTGGTCGAGACCCAGCAGGGACGCGGGTCGTTCGTGCTGGCCCGGCCGAGCGGGCGGACGTTCGCGCCCGAGATCGGTGGCTCCCGGGCCGACCGCGTCCAGCTGCTGGAGTTCCGCCTCGGGGTGGAGACCGAGGCGGCCGCCCTGGCTGCCACCCGGCGCAGCGAGGAGCAGCTCGCCGTCGTGCGCCGCGCGGCGAGGTCGTTCGCCGCCGCCCAGGACCGGGCGGCGGACGCCGTCGGCGCGGACTTCCACTTCCACAGCGCGATCGCCGTCGCGTCCGGGAACCGGTACCTGGCCGACCTGGTGGGCACGTTGGGCGAGCCGATGATCGCGATGCCCAGCGCCCGCCTGGCCGGTGAACCGGGATCGCTGGAGCAGGTGGTGTCCGAGCACGAGGCGGTGCTGAGCGGGCTTGAACGCGGCGACGCCGAGACCGCTCGGGCGGCGATGCGGGTGCACCTGGCCGGCTCGATCGCCCGGCTCGGCCGCTGA